The proteins below are encoded in one region of Periplaneta americana isolate PAMFEO1 chromosome 11, P.americana_PAMFEO1_priV1, whole genome shotgun sequence:
- the LOC138708927 gene encoding collagen alpha-1(III) chain-like yields MEDFSGQKSDSNGQQGIDGERNHADVPGNRESFGRINQGGVSNEDGRFGKENEEGMPGISGLLGGGNQNGIPERDGPFGAGNEGRMPGRGGPFVRGNPGGIPGRDGSFGERNQEGMPGRGGQFRGGNRGDIPGRGGPFAGGDQGRIPGGNGRFGAGNQGGMPGRDGSFGAGNQGGMPGRDGPFGAGNQGDMPGRDGPFGAGTQGGMPGRDGPFGAGNQGGMPGRGGPFAGGDQGRIPGGNGRFGAGNQGGMPGRDGPFGAGNQGDTSERGGPFGAGNQGDMPGRIGSFGGGNQGGMPERGRSFGEGNRDMPGRS; encoded by the coding sequence atggaagATTTCTCCGGTCAGAAATCCGATAGTAATGGTCAACAAGGAATTGATGGAGAAAGAAATCATGCAGATGTACCTGGAAATAGAGAATCGTTTGGAAGGATAAATCAAGGAGGTGTATCTAATGAAGATGGACGATTTGGAAAGGAGAATGAAGAAGGTATGCCTGGAATAAGTGGACTACTTGGAGGGGGAAATCAGAATGGTATACCTGAAAGAGATGGACCATTTGGAGCTGGAAATGAAGGAAGAATGCCTGGAAGAGGTGGACCATTTGTAAGGGGAAATCCAGGAGGTATACCTGGAAGAGATGGATCGTTTGGAGAGAGAAATCAAGAAGGTATGCCTGGAAGAGGTGGACAATTTAGAGGGGGAAATCGAGGAGATATACCTGGAAGAGGTGGACCGTTTGCAGGGGGAGATCAAGGACGTATACCTGGAGGAAATGGACGATTTGGAGCGGGAAATCAAGGCGGTATGCCTGGAAGAGATGGATCATTTGGAGCGGGAAATCAAGGAGGTATGCCTGGAAGAGATGGGCCATTTGGAGCGGGAAATCAAGGAGATATGCCTGGAAGAGATGGACCATTTGGAGCGGGAACTCAAGGAGGTATGCCTGGAAGAGATGGACCATTTGGAGCGGGAAATCAAGGAGGTATGCCTGGAAGAGGTGGGCCATTTGCAGGGGGAGATCAAGGACGTATACCTGGAGGAAATGGACGATTTGGAGCGGGAAATCAAGGCGGTATGCCTGGAAGAGATGGACCATTTGGAGCGGGAAATCAAGGAGATACGTCTGAAAGAGGTGGACCATTTGGAGCGGGAAATCAAGGAGATATGCCTGGAAGAATTGGGTCATTTGGAGGAGGAAATCAAGGAGGTATGCCTGAAAGAGGTCGATCATTTGGAGAGGGAAATAGAGATATGCCTGGTAGAAGTTGA